The sequence AAAGACGCTGGAGCGTCTGGATGGTGACGTCGATGTCGGTCTGAGAAATGTCCAGATGCACCACGGCGCGGACCAGCCCCGGGCCAAATGGCGCCACCCAGATGCCTTCGGCGCGGAGGGCGGCCACTACGTCGGCGACGGGGCGAAATGCTACGCGGAATAGGACGATGTTGGTCTCGACCCGCGTGGGGTCCAGGTCGAAGCCGGGTAGCTTGGCGATCACGTCGGCGAGTGCGCGGGCCCGCCGGTGGTCGTCGACCAACCGCTCCCGGTGGTGCGCCAACGCATAGAGCCCCGCCGCCGCCAGGATACCCGATTGCCGCATCCCGCCACCGATGCTATTTCGGAAACGCAGCGCCTTTTTCATGAGGTCGACCGGGCCGGCGAGCAACGAACCCACCGGGGCGCCCAGTCCTTTCGAGAGGCAGACACTCACGGTGTCGAACGGCGCGGCGAGTTCGGCAACAGACCTGCCGGAGGCTGCCGCGGCGTTCCAGAGCCGGGCGCCATCCAGATGCGCCGCCAGACCCCGCGATCGCGCCACGGCGGCGGCGGCTTCGACGATGAGCTGGGGCAACACGCGGCCGCCGGCGTGGTTGTGGGTGTTCTCCAGGCAGAGAAGCCGCGAGGTGGGCTCGCCGTAAAAGCCGTTCCGAAGGGCGCGCTCGACCTGTTCCGGCAGCAGCATCCCCCGGTCCCCATCGATCGGGCACGTCTGTACGCCGGCGAGAAACCCGGTCGCGCCCCCTTCGTGGTTGAAGATATGGCACTTCCGCTCGAGGATGATTTCGGCGCCGGGGTGCGTATGGATCAGCAGGGCCAGCTGATTCGCCATGATGCCAGACGGCACGAACACGGCGTCCTCTTTCCCGAGCAGGGCGGCTACTTCGGCCTGGAGGCGATTCACGGTGGGGTCTTCCCCGTAGATGTTATCACCGACCTCCGCTTCGTAAATAGCCCGCCGCATGCCTTCGCCGGGGCGGGTGACGGTGTCGCTTCGCAGATCGATCGGCATCGAACAGGGCCTCAGGTGGTCGGCGTCCGCGTTATCGGGAAATCTCCAGCACTTGCAGCTTGAGCTTGCCCGCCGGCACTTCGATATCGGCGATGTCGCCCACCGACAGGCCGAGAAGGCCTTTGCCGATCGGGCTCACGACGGAAATCCGGCCCTGCATGATGTCGGCTTCTTCCTTGGAGACCAGCTTGTACGTCTGCTCCCGGCCGCTCTTCATGTCCTTGACCTTCACGATCGAGAGAATATAGGCGCGCGACGTGTCGATCTTGCTGTCATCCACCAGCCGGGCATCCGAGATGGTCGATTCCATTTTGGATATACGCGCCTCCAGATGTCCCTGCTCTTCCTTGGCCGCGTCATATTCTGCATTTTCCGAGAGGTCACCCTGTGCGCGGGCGTCTGCGATCGCCTTTGCAATACGAGCACGCTCCTGCGTCCGCATGAAGTG is a genomic window of Rhodothermales bacterium containing:
- a CDS encoding GntG family PLP-dependent aldolase gives rise to the protein MPIDLRSDTVTRPGEGMRRAIYEAEVGDNIYGEDPTVNRLQAEVAALLGKEDAVFVPSGIMANQLALLIHTHPGAEIILERKCHIFNHEGGATGFLAGVQTCPIDGDRGMLLPEQVERALRNGFYGEPTSRLLCLENTHNHAGGRVLPQLIVEAAAAVARSRGLAAHLDGARLWNAAAASGRSVAELAAPFDTVSVCLSKGLGAPVGSLLAGPVDLMKKALRFRNSIGGGMRQSGILAAAGLYALAHHRERLVDDHRRARALADVIAKLPGFDLDPTRVETNIVLFRVAFRPVADVVAALRAEGIWVAPFGPGLVRAVVHLDISQTDIDVTIQTLQRLFSTP
- the greA gene encoding transcription elongation factor GreA — protein: MEGNKPIYLTEEGLQKMKDDLHFMRTQERARIAKAIADARAQGDLSENAEYDAAKEEQGHLEARISKMESTISDARLVDDSKIDTSRAYILSIVKVKDMKSGREQTYKLVSKEEADIMQGRISVVSPIGKGLLGLSVGDIADIEVPAGKLKLQVLEISR